The following nucleotide sequence is from Chaetodon auriga isolate fChaAug3 chromosome 19, fChaAug3.hap1, whole genome shotgun sequence.
ATTTAATTGGATTTCAGTCACTTAAATTAAATTCCCTTTCACTCGTGATCCGCGTCTTTTGTTGTCCGAGCTTCCTTTCAccctttgtgttgctgctgaaggTCTTGGGAAATATTTCTGTTGATTTGGCAGGCTCAGAGTGCTGAGATTATGCTCCGGCGCTCAGGCCTCATCTTCCTAGATGCGATTCCAGAGCCGCAGAGTTAATAATATCcaaaaaggaaagagggagcTTACAACAGCCACGTCCTTAGGCTTCATCCCCGAACGTGCgctcaaattaaaaacaagccCGTGGCCTTACGGCAGTTCTAAACACGGGGGCTGTTGTGTCAGCAGTCTTTTATTAGAGTCATCCtgttcagaaaacacagcagggagaggagggagacagagccTGCCAGTGAAGACATGGCCGCCAGTGCTCCCTGctgtcctttccttttttttttcatcagacaTCACTTTTCCGTAAAGGTTATTAGAGAAGTCAGCTGAGATTGATGGATGGAGATGGGAGACGTTCAGAAGcccatctctctcacactcatctTCATCTGAGTGTTGGTACTGacagtggaggagcagaggaggagatggatggatgggtctTTTCTCCCTACTGTATTTCATGTACCGTGGATAGTGCTGCATCTCTATGAGCACACTACTATTTATAGCAGGTTTTAGTTCAGGCATCTCACAAAACATTAATTTAACACTACAaaacaacatgagtgattttaatgtttatggGAAACTTTTAATGCAATTTCACATATAGGGGTGTGTGTAACAGTGTATTTGTCTATTAATATGCTGTGAGTAAGTATGTGAGGTGCCACAGGCTAATAGGAGCCATTATAATGAGGGATGATACCAATAAATTGATATCTCCCACTCTCACCACagtcctctctgcagctgcagttaaATTGACTCAGCCTTCGCTAACCTTGTATTTGACTTGAACTGTCATTAGCAAATCAAAAGCAGATTAATTAATCACTGGTCCACTCGGGTGTGCATTACCTTAAGTGACTATTGTAATATAACTTAAAGAGAAATCACCCGTGGTCTCTCATCTTGACACCAGAATGAATGCTTTGCTACTTCCAGGAGTGCTGATGCTGTCACCAAGAGGGGGAAAATGGATTCTGTAAGTGCTGGAGAGTCTATTAGAGCATCAATTCTGCTAAGAATGGTCAACACTTATGTCTCATCCGGTCTTCTTTAAGCCTTTTTATTCTATCTGTTAGTCCACCTTCCCAAGTGATGAAATGTAATGCAtacaagtactgtacttaagcacaaattcaaggtacttgtacttttctttagtatttcctttttgtgcaactttatacttctactctactgcatctcagagggaaatatcgtacattttactccactagatttgtctgacagctttagttactcgTTACTTTCAGATTACAACTCcggtgaaaaccatgtatccCCAAACgtgttgattttgaatgtttctgatcaACTCAAGTGTGAAGTAATCCcttatgggttgagaaaattctcccacttcttaagctaaataaactatttaaaacCCCTGTTGGATTAGCTTcaaaatgcatcgtcacaaagctgaaaaaggCTTTTTAGAGACacatggttctcacaggacagcgatgCGACAAACATATTGATCTTATAAAATATGTTACATTACTGTAGATTAAACTTTAACTCCTACAGCAGCAACATACATATTAATGCAGCAGTCATATTAATTCAAAAGCatcaaatataataataaaacactgacggggaccatttttctgcataatgagtacctttgcttttgatactttaagtagTTTGCTGATAATAtttacatgcttttattttagtacgttttttttttttacttgtagtatttttacaatattgtattagTACTTTTGCAAGTAAAGGACATGAACATTTCCCCCATCACTGACCTTCTCTCCTCACATCCTTTCCTTAAAACATAATGCGCTTCTGTTCGGAGGATGCGTGGAGGAGGCCTTGGACCACAAGAGACAAGCGACATGTTTCAGTTTAACCAAGAGGACTGTAAACTCTAAGTGCTACCCAGTATGAGCATAAATACATGAAAGCACCGCTCCAAGTGTCAGGGTTTGTTGTTGAGTCGAAGAGCGAGCAGCTACGTCAGTGTTGTTGTTCTGCCTCGAGCTCAGACGCTTCACCATCCTGTTACACTCTGACATTTGGAAACGCTCCGTGACTCACTTTGTCAATGCAAGAACAGGCCAAATCACAGTGGGGCTGGTGGATCACTGCTTGAAGAGAACAAGATCCCTGGAAGATGTGGAGCATTTTATGTAATCATGTGAACATGGAGCAGTCTTACCTTGCTGACCTTCACAAGCACAACACTTTGTCCCCTTTCTTacatctttacatttttttcacattcttttATCTGTATCTGAAAGTCTATGGTGCGACGAACCAGACTGCAACCACCCCACTGGTGTACTAATAGTATCCCCTGCTGGCAAAAGAGGGAACacttcacacaaaaacagatgcgTGTGGAAGAGTCTGCTGCACataactgttttttaaaaagacaataaagaAATCTTTCTAAAGACATCAGAGTAGGAATATTAGAGCAAAAAGTGACATTGTGATGAAGTTaagctgaaaacactgcatgaaCGTAGCCCCCCAACCTGCTTTCACAGACTAGGGAGTGTAGTAATTTAATGTTAGCCCACCAGAGGTCACTGCCACTTTATATTCAAAACTCTAATTTCTTTTATCTCACATGTCAAGCCATCAATCTAAACCATCAAATGACCAAAATACTTCATAGGTAGTGATTTTCCTGCTGCAAaagtaaatgttttaatttagtAAATAGTCCAAACAGGAATCTTTTATGGACAGCAGAGGCAAGCAGAGCATCCTCAGTTGATTCCAGTTTTAGATAATACAGTGAAAGTAGCCCTTAAGCCAATGAAGTCTAATGCAGAACGTCATTCTGATCAATGCAAATTCTCAGCAGACGtcatgactgactgcagactTCAATTAGTCATCAGCCACTCAAGACAACGCAGTCAGCATCGTCTACTTAcacatgcattttcatttggTGGATGCTGTGTGTCGGGCTGTAAGTTCATCATCATTATAGATTGTGGAGCAGAGCATGTTTCCCAAGAACAGCCAGCATGCCTCCTCCTATAAACATGctggtttccatggcaacctGGAGCAGGATCTACAGAGCAAACACTCCAGCAGCCAGGAGAAAAGTGCCAAACAGTGGGGTCTGAGCTGAGGTGGAGGgtaagaagaggaggaggaggaggatggtgtTAGTGGTGCAACAGAGCAGGTAGATTGGTGTGAGGTTCAAACCGAAACGGTAGGAAGActcagaaaatggaaagaatTTGTATTGTAGAGTAAAAACTTAAGGGTCTCTCAGAAAtgcaaaagacattttaaagattttttctATTGCACTGAGAAACCTTTTCAACCCattacatgaaatgaaactgaacacagAAGCCTCTGACGCAGGAGGCTCATGCACGTTCACCCCCTTTCAAAATAGCCTGCTCTGGGGcatctgtgtcactgcaggtaTAAGCATCTGACATTTTATACGTCAAATTAAATATCTTTTACCACCtaacatttgcttgttttttaaattaaattactgCTTGAGCGGGACgttttaaaacagttttttaagTGGAAAAGGCGtcaaaaagatgtttttcttttaagaaaTTTGAATTAATCATTTTTTAACCACTTCAGATATTTTTCACGGTAGTATGATGGAGCACGCGCTCACCTGAGGACTGTCCgtacacacgcgcgcgcaccAACGCATTATGGCTTCAGTACTAGACCGATAAACATAAATAATTTTAGTGATAACCCGCCGTGCACATGACGCTGCGTCAAGGGCAAAAGGGCGAATCGGTGAAAGACAAGAAGTTCTGAGACAGAGGAGTGAGGCGGGACGCCGCCGTTCAAACAGAGGATCGACTCCTCTGCTCAGTGCACAAAGTGTTAGAGGACCACGGCAtgtgatctgctgctgctgctggccgcCACATTACACCCACTGCCCCGCGGAGCGAAGGAGCCATTCATCCTGACATGTTcgcgacaacaacaacaggtgaGCGAAGGCGCCATCGACAACAGCCTGGACAAAAACTTGACAGCAAAGGTCTCATTTTGATTTCTTTACTTTCACTGTTTGAGGGCACTTTTTAGAGGAAATTCCGAAGAGATCAActtgagcagctgctgtttgtatgGATTGTAGTGAGAACACTGGATTTTATGGGCTAAACTTTAACTTTAAAAGTGGAAACATGCAGGTACCACAGAACATTTTAACTCAGCCATCATTAACTCATTAAGACATCATTCTGGTGTTTTaataaattatattttcttACATTAGTAGCTTTGATGTTGGCTAATATTTGTTAATTTATATGTTTGTAGTCTAGTATATTTTACAATCTTGTGTAGATACAATCAGACAGTGCATGGAGTGCAGTGGAAATGTCTGGCTGAGTGGTTTCTACAACTCAAAGTACAAAGACTGCTTTGCTGCTTTaatattgcatttgttttaattcataTTCAAACACGCTCTTTATTTGTGGatcatgtgttttatgttttgttgtttttcaatCTTTCCCTAGGTATGAGCAGTGGCTTGTCATATCCTGTGTAAAGCAAACtttacaaactgcagctgcttgAATCATCTTCCtcagagctcagagctcagGCTGATGAATCAGCTTCAGCCATGAGTGGGAAAGGTTGTCAGCTCCTGGTGTCTCCTTGCAGCGTGTCCCCGTCACTGAGCATGATCAGAGGACACCAGTCCCAATCCATCAGGACACCCATGTCTTCCCCGCAAAGGGCCAGTCTCAGTCCCTCCGTGGGCATGGAGAAAGTGAAAAGAGGGGCCATGCACTCCTTTGCTTCTGGGAAACAGGACAGAAGCCATGTTGTGCTGCCAACCCTGAGCCTCCGCAGACAGGTGCTGACCTATGGGAAACATCTAAACATGAAGACTCCATCCCCACACCAGCAAGCGCCCGCTCATCGCCCTCCGACCACAACTGTGACATCTACCATACAGACAGGACTCTGCTCCTCTAACAACAGCTTCAAAGGTAAATACAAGGTTAAAAACTATCTCTAACTTTAGTCTCCAGAACTatatttcagctctgcagaaatCAGGCTGTAACCCCCCAGCTCAAAACAAACTCTGCCTGTTATTGATAATTAACCAAGCATAAAACTTGTCCCTAAAATTTCTACAGAGGAAAAGTGGAAGGAGGTGAAAAGCTCATTAGTGATTAACAGAGCAGAAAGTGTCTCTGGCCCGCTCAGGCAGGCGAGGGAAATTCCACAATCTACTGTATAAACAGTTAAAACAGACTAATTGTGATGCATTTGAGTTTGATTTGCATTTGTTAATGACTTTTCCAGACAGTTGTGTAATATTGTGTTGACACTCTCAACTGATCTGTGGAGATTTGTTGAATGTGGATAAAAGCTGCTCTGCGCTGACCTGTACTTTAAATAAATGATCTCCCTTATGGATATTCTGTTTGTTGAATATTGGGCTCGTGTCCAGCAGGTTGCTCTGTGTCTGGGCCCACCATGGAAGTATTTGGTCAGGCAGCTGCTGCTAACCTGACAGTGACCAGTAGTCCCATGACTGTTGTCACAGGTCAGCAGTATGCTGCAGGGCCTGCTGCACcacttcctccatcacatccACACAGTGTGCCGATTCCTCACACGGATGCCAGGTGGGCAATATCAATAAAATTATGTGATGATGAGCTCACTAAAGCTTAAGAGTGATACTAAAGTGAATAACAACAATCTGTTTCAGATCCTTACTGTCCAGAGAATCCCTGGCATCCACCACCCTGAGTCTGTTTgaaacacagtcagtgtttaGTGGCAGACATGACTGGACATATGGCTACCGTGTGCTTCCTCCACTGGGGCCACCGCAGTGCTCCACACAGGCCAGTGAGGGAGGTGTGCAGCACAGCCTCTCCCCTGGCACGGCCATGTCTGGCACAACCATATCAGGAGACACTAGCACCTCTGCCTCCCTGCCCTCGTACCTCTTCGGCGATGCCGGGAGTCCCAGGCAGTCTCGTGCTAAGAAGAGAGCTCTTTCCACCTCGCCTTTGTCAGATGTGATGGGTATTGATTTCAACTCCATCATACGCACCTCGCCTACCTCACTTGTGGCTTATATCAACGGGTCCCGCAGCTCTCCGTGCTCCCACCCCACGCTCTCACCTGTCCAGTCTGAAGGTTACGGTCATTTCCTCGGCGTGAGAGGCTGCTGCATCCCCCAGGCCCATCCCTACAGCATGCCAGGGTCTTCGCAGGCCCTGGCCCCGCAGACAGAGTGTGGCCGTATGCAGATGCTTGAAGAGGGAGGGGGTCTAGAGAGCCAGATGGCAAACATGGTGGTGGAGCAGCAGTGCCTCCCAGAGGAAGGAGGGGCACTAGAGAAGatttcagagagctgcagccaaACCGCCAACAACCTTCTGCCCCATCTACAGCTACAGCCAGCCCTGTTGACTACTATCCAAGAAGCTGCTCTTCCACAGGGACCTCCACCACCCTACCACTCACACCAGCACGTCCACCTCACTCGACGTCACTGCAAAATAAAGCCCCCTTCTCAGGACCCTCTCATGCAGCCTCGCATGGTTCCTCCGCGGCATGGGGTGAGCTTTTTACCCCAGGTCCCaatgctggaggaagaagaaggagagctggaggacTATGGGGCCCACTGCTGCAGGTGGTTGAACTGCAGTGTAGTCTATGAGCAAAAGGAGGAGCTGGTAAGGCACATAGAAAAGCTACATGTTGACCAGAGGAAGGCTGAGGATTTCACATGCTACTGGGTGGGCTGTCCACGCAACTTCAAGCCCTTCAATGCCCGATACAAGCTTCTTATCCACATGAGGGTCCATTCAGGAGAGAAACCCAACAAGTGCACGGTACACCATGCAGAACCCAAGTCTCCACCTTATTTTCATACtttatctctcttcctctcagaaaagaaaactgtgtgCTTTCTCTTCTAACAAAACACAGATAGTACAGCTAAATCTGAATCAGAGTACAGTTTTTTACTCATTTGTGACAAGGCTGAGTTAATGCAGTCAAAGCAGGAACATGATGAATGTCAAGGACTCATCAAGTTCAATGCTCGGTGTTACATTCAATGCCACAGCGTCTATATGAACGCTTTCAAGCCTCAGGCtccaggggggaaaaaaagcctttttagGGCAAACGCCTTcatgtgctctgtgtttatgGCCAGGGTTTAGATCAAAAATATGGTCTCGCTCTCCTCTTAACTTTAGCCATGGGGTAATTAGCAAAGCTCTGTGATAATTGACATGGGAGTTAACTCAATTATGTAGTTATTAAATCAGCACAAAGGATGCCTAGCACTTTAGATCTGGCATGGCTCTCTGGTAGCTACTGGGTCTGTCAGCGGGGGGGTTTGCCAGGCCACCGTCTGACAGACTTGGCCATCGTTCTGGGAAGGTGATGCCCCATAGTCTGGCTCTCTACAGGTCTGCATTTGTGGCCAAAGAGTTGGCGTTTTCCATGGGCCTGATTATTAATGAACTTCTAGCTTTGTTTGCCAAGATGGATGATCTCCTTTCTAGCTGTGGTTTGATTTGATGGTGCCTCTTTGGCGtggttgtttattttgaatggaATGTGAGTGGACCAACCAACCAAAAAACAGACAGGCCAACACTGccatccacagagccatgcCGCTAGTTAAAAGTGATGTATGGTTTGTACATCACTCTTAACCGCCTCatgtgtctttttctcactcCCACTGGGAAAATACTTGCGACTTAGATGAGTAATTGACGAACGACTGGCCAAACATGCCTCATGTCACTGCTTTCAACAAGTCAATTATTAACGCCATGCATGCCTGCAGTCGACCTTTTGTACCAAAATACTCACTTATTAGTTGAAGCACACTCTGTTGCCATGGGGCTGAAATCGTTGGATGGATCTGCGTTCCATGTAATCATTCAATAATGAAGAAAGTATTCATGGTCACAACCCACtgccaaaaacaaaattgaTACGAAGTGGCACTTGTGTTTGTGCTACAGTAATTATAGTACAAGCTAATTTtgaataaagagagaaaaggccCATACTTATCGCTGCTGCACTTTAATGAGACATTTTGATTCTGTGTGGATTTTCTTCAGGTCAAGTTTGAACATTATGTCAAGAGTGCAGGCTTTTTGCTCTCTTGAATATTCTCATAGATCTGAGCTTGagtctgtgaatgtgtttatttctgcttcctctggGGAGACACTACAGgcagaaacactgttttttcatgcactgGTCAATTTCGAGATTTTGGGCTATTTTGCTTACATAACTTGTCTTCTTTCAGACTGgtggaaagaaaacatccaaaatacacatttaggTGTTCAGTGTGGTTCAGCTTTCTGTTCTGGACATTTATGCAGTAGATAATGTATCACTGACATATTTAAACATAGAACTTCAGAAAACTTGTAATACAAAATGTTGTCTTAATGTGAGTTTGTCTAAAAATGGATTGAATTTTAcaacaccagctgttttctcaaAATGAGTTTTGAGCCAGGAATTCCCACTTCAGTAgcacttacattttttttacccTGTTCAGCAGTAGTATCTCCCCTCAAACAAAGGAAATGCTCGATATGAAAACTTTGAATCTCACAGAACAATAGGGAAGGAAAACGTACTCGAATACTTAGAGAAAGCTAATTTCCCTTGAAAGAGCCCCTCTTTCAAATGCTGCAATAACCCGAGCTGTAGCACCCAGTTCTCCTTAGGAAATGATTGGCAGGTGAATAAACTGATGCGTGATAAATGAAGTGCGAGCCGGCGGCAGAACAATGAGGTAGCTCTTGTTACACAGTGAACATACAGGGCAGGCTCAGGCTTGTACCTGTCATCTCACAATCTGTTTAATGATGATTGAACAGTGAACAGTTTGTTAGCATGCCCTTGACTCTATTTGcatctgtcactgtgttttaaaCATCACAGATTTTAAAAGCACTGTTTGAAACCCAAACACGAGGTTTCGAGTTATTGTAAGTCAGCACATTAATTTGGATttttggacagttttttttatgtaattgCCATTTTGCCAGTTGTTCCTCAGGTAGTGGAGCAATGGTTTGGCTCTTTGCACTTATTAGCTTGTACATTATGGCTACCACTCCAGCACTGAATATGTCCACACTGAAAAATCAACTCAATTAATTTCATTTAGAATAACTGTGTAAATTGTGCTCTtatatgtcattattttttaattaaatagaCTGAATGTTTTTTGCAAAACAATAATAAGCCCCGATGTGCATCATTTATTGGCAAAGGCGGCCAAGAGTTTCTGCATCAGCTTTCTCTCAGTCTGCATTATTCATGCTCTGATCATTCTGTGCATTTGCatagaatgaaaatgaaacttgcTAATAAATTTACTGACATGAGCAGCTTGTAATCCAAGCCTTAAAGCCCAATGCCACCGAGGGCAGGCCTGATAAGATTTCAGGTTTGACAACATTTCGAACACCATCCTTACAATTGTTTGGAGGGAACTGACTTGGTTTTGGCACCAGGAAATAATGCTTTAATACCTGGAATGCATTTTCACATTACAGCGTCTGTCATTCTGCATTAGTCAACAAATTATTTTGTTCCACTGCAGAAAAGCAACCTAGTGTCCTCTAAAATTTAGGTCTGGTCCCAATTATTCAATGTTTATTACATATATCGTTTGTATCAAAATTAAGGTTGgtgtaatttattttgttttctgttaacacagaaacattttgtacaACACTTCAAGTAGCTGCTATTTCTCATGTAACATCCCTCCAGGAATTTACAAGCCAAAGGAGACAGGGActgaaaagctaaaaatatacagtataaggaaacaggtgaaacaaaaagagcaaaaagagggTAGAAATATCACCAGTGAAACATAGAGGAGTGGAGTCCAGAGTGAATTGACCTCAGAGTAAGACTGGGCTCTGGACAGACTCTGCTGGCACAGACTGCAGCTGTCATTGTTCAGCCAGGCCGTGAGTACCTGCCAGGACCTGTCAGAAGTTGGCTGTAACACTGATCTACACTGAGGAGCCatgctgctttcttttcagcCCAAACGTCCCTCGCGACAAAATAAAAAGCCCTCCGTGCTTTATGAGAGCTtcatgagacagagagagacttaCACAGTTACCCTCCCCTGGCTAGTCCCGGAGTCTTGGCAGTATTTTAGCTTTATGCTGGTTTTCACTTGTCCGTTCACTTTGCTTCTGAAAGACTAtttatctctgtctgtgctgtttttttttttattgtgctaCTCTAGCTTAGGGGTCTGTTGTTAATTCTTTGCTTTTAACTGTATTTAGGATTGGTGCGTCTCCCAATAAAGGAGCATTAACTAATCGAGCGGAATTAGAAAGAGCACCCAAGTCAAGTGTTTGGGAAGAAGCATTTCTCAGTCTGTGTTACTCTCCTGCCTTTGTTCAGATTCTAATTTAGTCTGTTTGCTTTGGTGCTGGTCAACCCTCGACCTTATGCTTTTATAAAATGTCCAGAATACAGCCACCATTCATTTAGCATATTTTGTCATAATAATtgcaaaaaacatgaaatgaattgTAAAAGAATTCAAGTTCAAATGCTGAAACCTGTTATAGTTTGTTACAGTTTTTAAGAATAGACGTCAAGAAATAGGCACATTGGGATGAGAAAGTATTTCTTGGCGGAATGCAGAGGAATGTTATTGGTGATCTATTAAAGGGAAGAAAAAGCATTATAATTTGGGTTTGGCAGTGATGACTGAGAGGTATCAGTATGTGAGGAATCTGGCCttagaggaaaaataacaaaattggacatggtctgtgtgttttctccataaGGCTTAGTAAGGACATTCCAAACCCCCTGTgaacaggaagagggagagcAAAGACCAGACCTTACAAAAGAAAAGCTTTGATGAGTCACATATTTTAGCTGTGAAGTCACTGTTGTCTTGTGACACAGCAAAGAAGAGCtgttttgttggtttgggtTGCTGTGGTATTAGTATTTTCCTGAAGCCCAAGATGAAGTTCAGGGTTGTGTGTACGATGCAACGTGGCCATCCTTCAGTCTGagatgtgtgtaaatgtattaaGAAAAGTCCACTGGAAGtgatttccctttttttttgtaattcatTGCGACCAACTGCTGTCAAGGTGATGCCAGATGGAGGATTCAAAACACAGATGACAATACACTGATATATGTATGAACACTGACCCCTGCTGGTGTGGGACACAACCATCAGAAGTGTATTTcttaaaatatgatgttttaaGTATAAGTATAAatccacatttaaaaaaacaattattttgaagttttaaaCAGAATTTGCATGTTGCAATTAAAAACACTtaaccagcagcagcctgctttAGGGGTGCTGTTACCTTTTGGGAGATGGCCTGCAGTTGAATCCTTGCACACTTTTGACAAAGTGTGCATCACTTGAGAGCACAAAGCCTCACGATTCTGTCGGTGTGAACTATTGTAAGGTCCCAGTATCCCTGTGACAACAGTTTTCTATTTTGCAGCAGGAGTGTATAGctacaaaaaggaaaagaaaaagaaaacagctgagaaCAAACCATGTATTTCTGCCACATTCGTGCTTCTGTGAATCTGGTTATGTATCACTTAGGCTGAATCTGACTTACTGATAGTGACCTTTGTAAGACTTATCTGTCAGAAAAGAGCAGCATCGTGACTGCAATCAGAACAGTTCAAGAGCAGTTGCCATTTAATTTGGGGTATGTTGTCTTCTTAGTTACATGCAGGCAATATTTGGGCAGTGTCATGGTTATATTTACACATTCTCCAGTAAAACTGCATCTTAACACCAGCATCCGAAATTGTGCTGACAAATATAAAGGTCATTGAAATGACAAGTACAAATTGACAAATTGATTGCAGTGTAGTAGGAGGTGGCTGATACTAAGAGCAGTGTGGTTGTATGATAATTAAACATACAGTCCTGTGGTACAATAGTCTTGTTCCAGTTGTGCCCAAATAACATAAACTTGCCATCAAACTAAAATGCAcctatctctccctctgctgcttttctgctttataGCTGCTTGCCTTCCGGCCATGAAACTACTGTAGCATAGAGCAGTTAGGGTTTATTTGAGTGTCAGTTGAGACTAAATTatggtcatttttcctttcaaaaggTTTTCTGTACTTCCTCTTCCACTCCCTCCCACACACTGAGGTCAGCAGGCCTTTGTCTGCAGCGACTTCCAGCTCATGAGCTCAGAGCTCCATGTACATATGCAATATCATGTTGGAGGTGTTGTAGAGCTTATTTTGAATATCACACTGGATGGAGCCAACAGCCACAAACATAAAAATGGTTCAAATCAATGACCCCAAgcattgtttttaatgcatGTTGTAAATACTGCTAATCTGAGGCTACCTGGAGGTAACGGACTGCTTTGACCGCTTTCACTGTGTCTATATGTGGTTACAGTTCGAGGGCTGCAAGAAGGCTTTCTCTCGGCTAGAAAATCTGAAGATCCACCTGCGTAGCCACACGGGGGAGAAACCTTACCTGTGTCAGCACCCGGGATGTCACAAGGCCTTCAGCAACTCAAGTGACAGAGCTAAACACCAGCGTACACACCTGGAAACAGTGAGTGGCAGCCTTGCACAGACATGAACAATTATGGATGGGGTTTCAGAGATTGTGTGCGAGCGTTTCTGCATGACTTTGCCTCTATGTGGAGTCTTACAAGTTTTCATATGTCTGTGGTTGTACAGAAGCCATATACGTGCCAGGTGCCTGGCTGTGCAAAGCGTTACACTGATCCCAGCTCCTTGAGGAAACACGTGAAATCCCACTCTACAAAAGAACGACAGTTACGGAAGAAGGTACAGACTACAGTGCACGCTGTAACACCTTTCGTCATTTATAGTTttgcctctttcttttttttttcactggtaAACCAAGTGCACAGCTCAGTGAATGTGTGAAGTTTGTTGACTGACAAACTTTGTGTCATTGTGCTTTCATTTGCTCTAATTAATGGGCGGTTCTGAGTATATACTCTCTGTGATGTGCTCTTCAGCCCATAATGTTAATCTCTGCAACTTAACTGTTCACAGAAAAGTGAAACTTTCATTAACTTATGTCAAGGTGTACATGCAGTCAGATGAAAATATCCAGCAGGCGTGCCTGTCAATTCATACATCCACTTTCAGAAATTAGAGCTAGGtcacacaaaaatacactgaattaCGCGGTTTGTCATATGTTTTCACCTGCTTTATTTTCCACTTAGGGTGACTCAAACATTCAGGTTGTGGCACTGCAG
It contains:
- the glis3 gene encoding zinc finger protein GLIS3 isoform X1 translates to MSGKGCQLLVSPCSVSPSLSMIRGHQSQSIRTPMSSPQRASLSPSVGMEKVKRGAMHSFASGKQDRSHVVLPTLSLRRQVLTYGKHLNMKTPSPHQQAPAHRPPTTTVTSTIQTGLCSSNNSFKAGCSVSGPTMEVFGQAAAANLTVTSSPMTVVTGQQYAAGPAAPLPPSHPHSVPIPHTDARSLLSRESLASTTLSLFETQSVFSGRHDWTYGYRVLPPLGPPQCSTQASEGGVQHSLSPGTAMSGTTISGDTSTSASLPSYLFGDAGSPRQSRAKKRALSTSPLSDVMGIDFNSIIRTSPTSLVAYINGSRSSPCSHPTLSPVQSEGYGHFLGVRGCCIPQAHPYSMPGSSQALAPQTECGRMQMLEEGGGLESQMANMVVEQQCLPEEGGALEKISESCSQTANNLLPHLQLQPALLTTIQEAALPQGPPPPYHSHQHVHLTRRHCKIKPPSQDPLMQPRMVPPRHGVSFLPQVPMLEEEEGELEDYGAHCCRWLNCSVVYEQKEELVRHIEKLHVDQRKAEDFTCYWVGCPRNFKPFNARYKLLIHMRVHSGEKPNKCTFEGCKKAFSRLENLKIHLRSHTGEKPYLCQHPGCHKAFSNSSDRAKHQRTHLETKPYTCQVPGCAKRYTDPSSLRKHVKSHSTKERQLRKKMKSTADVTQDTLTDCLTIHPLQPSLSPLARIDNNLNSSPGASHESYADSPQGQDSCTNPNLALLCSLQDNYRFVDPSPHQLFPGDQCGTCSSTCLPHPPNGTSLQNNRDLKHPSQPPDLADHSPELAGQMKMLYCPPQYGGITARTSSSHLMQDDAFGDSLPPAVNNPNGVATLQTAFSSIAGFDGYSQAQDVAPNQELHGADFFSVVDQCTSQVSCIYTEG
- the glis3 gene encoding zinc finger protein GLIS3 isoform X2, whose product is MSGKGCQLLVSPCSVSPSLSMIRGHQSQSIRTPMSSPQRASLSPSVGMEKVKRGAMHSFASGKQDRSHVVLPTLSLRRQVLTYGKHLNMKTPSPHQQAPAHRPPTTTVTSTIQTGLCSSNNSFKGCSVSGPTMEVFGQAAAANLTVTSSPMTVVTGQQYAAGPAAPLPPSHPHSVPIPHTDARSLLSRESLASTTLSLFETQSVFSGRHDWTYGYRVLPPLGPPQCSTQASEGGVQHSLSPGTAMSGTTISGDTSTSASLPSYLFGDAGSPRQSRAKKRALSTSPLSDVMGIDFNSIIRTSPTSLVAYINGSRSSPCSHPTLSPVQSEGYGHFLGVRGCCIPQAHPYSMPGSSQALAPQTECGRMQMLEEGGGLESQMANMVVEQQCLPEEGGALEKISESCSQTANNLLPHLQLQPALLTTIQEAALPQGPPPPYHSHQHVHLTRRHCKIKPPSQDPLMQPRMVPPRHGVSFLPQVPMLEEEEGELEDYGAHCCRWLNCSVVYEQKEELVRHIEKLHVDQRKAEDFTCYWVGCPRNFKPFNARYKLLIHMRVHSGEKPNKCTFEGCKKAFSRLENLKIHLRSHTGEKPYLCQHPGCHKAFSNSSDRAKHQRTHLETKPYTCQVPGCAKRYTDPSSLRKHVKSHSTKERQLRKKMKSTADVTQDTLTDCLTIHPLQPSLSPLARIDNNLNSSPGASHESYADSPQGQDSCTNPNLALLCSLQDNYRFVDPSPHQLFPGDQCGTCSSTCLPHPPNGTSLQNNRDLKHPSQPPDLADHSPELAGQMKMLYCPPQYGGITARTSSSHLMQDDAFGDSLPPAVNNPNGVATLQTAFSSIAGFDGYSQAQDVAPNQELHGADFFSVVDQCTSQVSCIYTEG